The genomic region TCGCCGCTAGGCGCGAGTAAGGCGGCGCCAGCCCATGACCATGCCGGCGGCAGTGAGGATGGTGCCGCCGATCGAGAACAGAATGACGACGATCCAGCGCGGGATCTCGGCATTGTCGAGTGGTGCGAAGTCGAGCCTGTGCAATGCTGCAAACAGCCAGCGATAGGTACGGCTGCGATTGTCATGTGATACCACGATGCGCGTAGTGGCCGGGTCAATGTAATAGCTGGTCGCAGATGCATCATCCAGGTCGATGCGGATGACCGGGGACACCGCTTCCATCCGTTTGCCGTAGTAATACCTGTCGCCATTTTCAAGCCGTGTGACAGCCTTGACCCTTGCTTCCGGTAGCATGCCTGACGCCTGTGTGGCGAAGGCTGATGTTGCGAATGGGGCGAGCGACGCTCCGCTTTCTGCATCCAGCATCCAGGTGCGATTTTGTGCAAGGCCGAGCAGGATGGGCGTGCCCGCAAAATATATCCATTCGATCTCGCCAATTTTGTCCGTAGCGTCCATCTTTGCTGGCAATGCCGGCAGTGGCCCATGTGGGCTTCCTGCCCAATGCTGCGATTCTTCCGTGCTCAACTTCCTGCCCGCGAACATATCGAATGGCTTCATCGAGATCCAGCCGCTGAACAACCATGTCACGCACAGTATCCCTGCAAGCAGGCCGGAAATGTGGTGCCATTTGGCCCAGCCGCGGTAGGGCGTCATGCGGCCGCCTTTGTAGCGACGGCGAAGGCGCAGACGGTCTATGCCCAGCCAGATGCCGATCAGGCTCATGGCTGTGGCGGGAAATGAGAGCCACATGACGACTTGGCGCCAGGCTTGATGATGGTCAAAACGCAGTGGCGTGAAATAAATCCAGTGGATGATGGAGCCCAGCCAGTTCCAGGCGCGCTCGCTACGCGAGGTGTCCAGCACGACCTCGGCCGTGTGGCTGGACAAGTACAGCACATCCCCACTGCTGAACGTCACACGATACAGGGGCCGATAGACATTGAGCGATGAGGAGATCGACCATTGGTCACGCTCGATCAATTCCATATTGCGCATAGAGGCGCCAGGGAGGAAAGCCTGCGCCGATGCGCGAATGATCTCTGACCCAACGCTGAGCTTGTCCCCATTGTCGGCCCAGATGGCATGCCATTGATCCTGGTAAAAGGCATGGTAAAGCGGCCGACCACTGAGCATGGTCAGCCGGAGTCGGTCCGGCTCGCCGCCCAGCATGCTAGCCACCTGGGCTGGCGCTACATGTGCCAAGCCGGTATTGATCGCTTCCAGGCGCGGAAGCCGCTCTTCCGGAGTGAGCTTGGGATAGGCGACAAATAACATGACCACCCCGGAAATGAACCAGAGCAGCACCAGTACTCCGAGCGCGATCCCCAGCCAGCGGTGCCAGAGGTGGAGATTGCGCATGGAGAATAGCTTCATGGTGTTGTACTCAGGGGGGGTGGATTAGTAACGGAATTCTGCGGTGAATTCTAACTGGCGCGGTGCGCCGATGATGTGTTGTGTACTGCCATAAGCCAAAGCTGCATAAAATTTGTCCGTTAGGTTACGGATATTAGCGCGCAGTGTCATCTGTTTGTTGACATGCCAGGCTGCACTGGCGTCGTAGACGGTATAGCCAGCAAGCGAAACATTATTGGCATTGTTTGCGTAGCGCTTGCCTACGTAACGCGCCCCTATGCCCGCTTCCCATGCAGGCGCTTGATAGTAGACCCATGCATTCGCGACCTTTTCGGGGACGTTCAATGGGGTGTTGCCTGCACGAGATACCGAGGATGCTGGACTGCCAACCGCTTCGCGCAATTCATCAAAGCGCGCATTCAATAATGTGGCATTGAAATCCACCCTCCAGCGTTCGACGGGATAGAAGGTAGTTGCGAATTCAATACCACGAGAGGATTGCGAGCCTCCCTGGATAGAGGTGGATGGCGTGACAGGATCGCGTGTGATGATGTCATCTTTTGCGATATGGTAAAGCGCCAGCGTCCATTCTCCCTTGATACTTTCCAGTGACTGCTTGATGCCAATTTCGGCCTGGCGAGATCGCGTCAGGCTGAACCTGGCGTTATCCAGGTTTAATCCCAGAAGGTTGGTAACCGGGTCTGTGCCTCGGCTGATTTGCCCGTAAATGCTCGTATTTTCAGAAGTATCGAATATGGTACCTAAACGCCAAGTCACTGGTGAGAAGTTATCTCGGACTTCATTGGCGGCATTTCTGAAGTCTTCGCTATCGGTATGGATAAATTCTTTTCTGACCCCGGCGATCAGCTTCCAGCGGTTTGTCAGACTGAATGCATCTTCAGCAAAAAATGCCTGCTGTCGGATAGTGCCATCGTAATTTCTAGTGACTGGATTCAGGCTAATAAATAGCCCAGGATTGAATCCGGCAGCTGGAATGGTGTCAGTAGCGCTGCTATTACCATGAATGTTGCGATGTTGAAATTCCGAACGCATGATTTCCCAGCCGGCCGAGAATCGATTCTGATGCCCAAACCAATCTTGTTGCGAGATTAACTCCGCACGATTCCCAATCTGTTTCTGGGCGTGCTCAATGGCGGTGAAGCTGCTACGCCTGACGGTATGGGTGGCGGGCTGGAACATGAATGCCTCGGCGTTGCGCCACTCACGGTCAGACTTGAACCAATAGCTTTCATTCCTGAAAGTGAGTTGAGGACTGATTTCCCATTCAATTTTTGCACGTGCGCGCGAGTCGACAAAATCCAATTTGTTGTCGGCAACATTGTAATTTCTGCTACGCAGTGAACGAGATAGATGTCCGTTGATCAACGGCGAGCCAAGATTGGCGGTTGGCGAGTCTTCTGCATGATCCAGGGTAAAGCCAATTTTTAGATTGTCTGTGGGAGCAAACGAGAAAGAGGTCATGAGTTTCTTGCTGTCGTAATCTCCGCGACTGATATAGCCATTGCCACCCAGGACGGAAGCATCAATACGGAAAGCCCCAATTTCGCCAATGGCGCCAGTGCCCCCTAATGCGGCCCGATATGCACCATAAGAACCGGCGCCTACCAATGCCTCCAGGGAAGCATCCCGGCTGGGCTGCTTGCGCACACTGTTGATGATGCCGCCAGCAGAACCATCGCCAAACAATACTGAGGCTGGACCTCGCAATACTTCGATACGTTCATATCCCCATGCATCTGAAGGATAGGTCAATGTACCGGCACCTGTCATGAGGCGTACCCCATCTTCGGCCTGGGCAACCGAGTTGTTTCCGGTAAAGCCGCGAGAAGAGAATGACTGGCCATTGCCGATCGTGCTGATATCGGTGATGCCTGTCGTACGCGTGACCGCCTCACGAATAGAGATATCGCCACGTTGGCGAATGGTTTGAATATCCAGTGTTTCAACGCTGGCAGGCGTTTCCTTTGCCGTCAGGCCAAGCCGGCTACCTGTATTGTTTTGTTTTTTCAGGTTCAGGCCAGGCTTGTCGGATGTTGCGTTGACCTGGATTTCCTCCAACGTGGCATCTTCCGCCAGCGCCCCGCTGGAAAAGACGGCCATCAAGACAGTGGCCAGAATGGGGTTGCTGCTTTTCATGGATTGCTCCCTGGTGGATTGTTCAGCATGACAAACTGTCATGTGTAAATCAGCTATAGGGTCGGAGCAGAGAGGAGGCATGCAAAAGCCGCGGCAACGGCAACTCGACCTGAGATGCCCATGGCGCCCAAGTCTGCAATGCATCAATCATGTCGAATGGAAAATGGTGAACATTCGCCGATTTCAGGACACCCCGCCCTTCTCGAACAACATAGCTCACTTGCGGCAGGTCTCCTGACTCTCGGGTCATCGTCTTGCTTGCGGCCTTCCCGGATCAAGTCCAGTGGCAAGAGTGGCAAACAGACTCACCGATTACAGTTGCGGGGGCAGTTCCGGATTACGAACATCTTGTCTTCACCGGATTCCCTATTATTTCCCCGTGATGATGCAGGGGAAAACCGTAAGTGAGGTGGATTCTAAGACTGGGGGGAGAAGTGGTCAATGTAAATCATGGGGTTGTTACTCATGCATGAGGCAATACAACAATGCGCTGCCCCATGCATTCCACTACCTGTCCCGCGCGGATTTTGGCAGTTTTGCGTGTTTCAGGCTGGCCGTCCACTTGCACCAGGCCTCCCGTCACCATGGTCTTGCCCTGGCCGCCGGATTCGGCAATGCCGACCAGCTTGAGCAAATTGCAAAGTTCGATATAGTTGTCGCGCAGCGTGAATTCCATGATGGTGCCTTATGTTGAATGCCTGCGATTACACCATGTTTTGCATGGCAATGAAACGAGCGCCGTGGGTGTTTCGAGTAAAATGACATTCAATTTACTCAGGAAGGTATGCCATGCAAGTCGATGCCCGATTCGGACCAGCATTTACCCAGGCAATGCAGGCCTTTGACGCACGCAATGCCCAAGACCCGAACCAGACGCTGGTCAACGGCGTGGCTGTGCCCAAGGAGCTGGCCTATGCCCAACGCATGACGGAGATGTTGCAGCGCTACCGCCCGGATGCCTCCGAGGCGTTGCAACTGGCCGCGCGTTGCCAGCATATCGAGCGCTGGACCTTGCCGCGCGACGCTTACCCGATGACCAAACCGGGCTATCACCAATGGCGGCGCAAGCTCAAGCAGTATCATGCCGAAGTGGCGCGTGAGATCATGCAGCAGGCTGGATATGACGAGGAAACGATACTGCGCGTGGCGGCCTTGGTCAGCAAGGAAGCGCCGCTGGCCGATGCCGAGATGCAGGTGCTGGAAGACGTGGTCGTGATGGTGTTCGTCGAGTACTACCTTGAAGAGTTCGTCGGCCAGCACCCGGAGTATGATGTGCCGAAATGGAAAGATATTCTGCGCAAGACCTTGCGCAAAGTATCCAAAGCCGGGCACCAGGCCTTGCTGACCCAGGTGAAGCTGCCCCAGGCGCTGGTGCCGCTGATCCAGGAAGTGATGATGGAGGAAGGCTGGCTGTGAGCCTGCGGGAGCGACAGTTGGCCTTATCAAACTGCAGCGTCGTGCTCAGGATGGGTTTGCACGAAGTGCTGGTGTTTTTGGGTGAGGAACAAGCAGGGCAGGTGCGTTTCCGCGCCCTGGGTTCTGCGAATTCCGATGAACCACCGGTTTACCGGTTGCAGGATATGCAGTTGAATGATGCTTTAATGAACCATTCCGCCAACATCGGCCAAGAAGCGATCAGCTTGTTTGCTGCCTACACAGGCGCCAGGGTGATCACCCCGAAGCGCTAGCCTTTCAATACCAGCGGCAGGCCAGCCGCAATAAAGCTGACTTTGTTGCAGATGGAAGCCACGGCTTGATTGAGGCGGCCTGCCTCGTCCTGGAATCGCCGGTTGATTTCTCCCAGCGGCACGATGCCCATGCCGACTTCGTTACTCACGAGCAAAATCTTTCCTGGCAGTAGTGGAAGCGTATCAAGCAGGGTGGCGCGTTCGTGTTGCCAGTCCACACCCTCGGGCGGCGCGCATTCCGGGCAGATGCACTGGGCCAGCCATAGCGTCAGGCAATCGACGAGCAGGCAACGGCCGGGCGCGGCCTGCTGTTGCAAGGCCTCTGCCAGTTTGTGCGGTACTTCCACGGTTTGCCAGTGTGCAGGGCGGCGCTGCTGGTGCTGGCTGACGCGATGACCGAATTCATTGTCGTACACCTGGGCCGTGGCGATATAGACCACTTCCAGGCCGCTTTCATGGGCGAGTTTCTCCGCATAGGCGCTCTTGCCTGAGCGTGCGCCGCCAAGGATGAGGTGGTGGTCGTGTGCGTTCATGTTCAACTCCAATGCTTGCTGTGCGCCTGGCTCACGCCCCAGCGCTGCATGATGGTTTGCAATTGCGGCAGCCCGTGCAGGATGGCGGAAGGGCCGGGCTGCAGGATGTCGGCCGACTTGATTTCATGTACTTGCCCGGACTGCACGGCGGGAATGGTATGCCATCCCGGCCTTGCCAGCACGTGTTCTGGCTGGAATTTCTTGCCGCACCACGAGCCGATGATGATGTCTGGCTGTCGCCGCACCACTTCGTCTGGGTCGGTAATGATGCGCTCCTTGGCAGAATGGTAAGCGGATAAATCGGCAAAGCAGTCCCTGCCGCCCGCCATTTCGATCAGTTCCGCCACCCACTGGACGCCGCTGATCAAGGGATCATTCCATTCCTCAAAATACACCTTGGGCGCAGTCGGCAGGTAGCTCGCGGTCTCGGCAACTTGCTGCATTCGCTGGCGCAGCCCGGCGATCAACGCCTCCGCACGGTCAGTAGCATGGGTCAACGCCCCCAGCGTCGCCACCATGTCCAGAATGCCTTGTACCGAGCGCTGGTTGAACACATGCACTTCCACCCCGGCACGCACCAGATCGGCGGCAATGTCAGCCTGCAGGTTGGAAAACGCCAGTACCAAGTCCGGCTTTACCGCAAGAATCTTCTCGATCTTGGCGGTGCTGAATCCTGAAATCTTGGGTTTTTCCTGTCGCGCAATCGCAGGGCGGGTAGTGAAACCCGAGATGCCCACAATGCGGGCCTGTTCACCGAGCAGGTACAATACTTCGGTAGCTTCCGCCGTCAGGCAGGCGATGCGCCTCGGACCTTTCATTCGCTGTCTGTCCAGGCGTTTTCCATCATCAGTTCCGACAAGGGGCGCTCCTTGGCCCAGCCTTCCTCCACCAGCATCGGGGTTTTATAGAACTCGTCAACATGGCCCAGGCAGAGAATGGCGATAGGCTTGGCGCCTTCGGGCATATTGAGTAGCTTGGCTAGCTTGACAGGGTCGAAGATGGACACCCAGCCCATGCCCAATCCTTCTGCGCGTGCTGCCAGCCAGAGGTTCTGGATGGCGCAGGCAACCGAAGCGAGGTCCATCTCGGGCAAGGTGCGGCGGCCGAAGATATAGCGCTCGCGGTGGTCGCACAAGCCGGCCACCAATAGCTCGCTGCACTGCATGATGCCTTCTACTTTCAGGCGCAGGAATTCGGATTCCCGTTCACCCAGCGCATGGGCAGTCTGCATGCGCTCTTCCTGCACCAGGTCGTAGATGGCTTGGCGTATTGGATCGCTGGTGATGCGGATGAAGCGCCATGGCTGCATTAAGCCGACGCTAGGCGCATGATGCGCAGCATCCAGCAGCTTGTGCAGGATTTCCGGCTCTATGGTGCCGGGCTTGAAGTGCCGCATATCGCGGCGCTGGTGGATGGCACGGTAGACCCCCGCGATCTCGGGCTCGGTAAAGGCGAATTCGTTGCTGGGCATTGCGTAATTGGAGCGAAGTTGGATATTAAACAGCCAGTATAAAGCGATTCATCAATTGGTGTAGGTCTCTCAAGGTTGGATTGTCGGATTCTCGATCAATACCAGTTTGCCGGTCTTGGGATCGCGGTAGACTTGCCCGACCGCCTGGTAGCCGCTGCCGACATTGCTGCCGGTGGTTTCCGGCGCTTCGATTTCCTTGCCTTGCTCGATCTCCTTGGGCTGGACCAGCATGGCCTGTCCGCCAGCGCTCAAGGCGGCGAGCAGGCCGCAGGCGAACACCAGCATGACGTCTACCAGATTGACCAGGCTGGCGCGCGGGTCTTCGTCGTCGTGGTCGAAGCGGCTCCTGAGGCGTAGTTTGCTTATGTTGGCCTTGCTCATGGTTGGGCTTCCAATACTTCCAGCACATCTTCGTACCAGCGGCGGCGCAGCTTGCCGATCACCAAGCCGATGATGCCCGCGATCAGGCCCAGCACGGTGGCATCGAAGGCGGTGGTGACCGCTTGCGCTAATTGTGCCGGATCGCCTTGGCCGAGAGCGGCCAGGCCAGGCCCTAGCGGGATGATGGTCGCCATCAGGCCGAGCATGGGTGGGATGCGGCCGAGCAGGTCGGCGCGTTCCAGTCGGTGGCGGGCCAGTTTCACTACCGCATCGGCATTGCCCGAGTCACGCATGGCCCGGAGGCCGAACAGGCGCTCGCCCATGGCCAGCCCGGCTTCCAGCACGGCGATGATCACGCTGAGCGCCAAGATGGCGATGACCGGCTTCAATAGCCAGGTGATCGCATGGTGTAGGGTGTCGAGTTCAAATGACATGATGATGCTCCGTCCTGTGTATGGATTACAACTTTGGCTTGCGCGTGCCGAACCAGAGCCCGGCGGCGAATACCGGTAGCAATGCC from Methylobacillus flagellatus KT harbors:
- a CDS encoding RNA-binding S4 domain-containing protein; this encodes MEFTLRDNYIELCNLLKLVGIAESGGQGKTMVTGGLVQVDGQPETRKTAKIRAGQVVECMGQRIVVLPHA
- a CDS encoding PepSY domain-containing protein, which produces MKLFSMRNLHLWHRWLGIALGVLVLLWFISGVVMLFVAYPKLTPEERLPRLEAINTGLAHVAPAQVASMLGGEPDRLRLTMLSGRPLYHAFYQDQWHAIWADNGDKLSVGSEIIRASAQAFLPGASMRNMELIERDQWSISSSLNVYRPLYRVTFSSGDVLYLSSHTAEVVLDTSRSERAWNWLGSIIHWIYFTPLRFDHHQAWRQVVMWLSFPATAMSLIGIWLGIDRLRLRRRYKGGRMTPYRGWAKWHHISGLLAGILCVTWLFSGWISMKPFDMFAGRKLSTEESQHWAGSPHGPLPALPAKMDATDKIGEIEWIYFAGTPILLGLAQNRTWMLDAESGASLAPFATSAFATQASGMLPEARVKAVTRLENGDRYYYGKRMEAVSPVIRIDLDDASATSYYIDPATTRIVVSHDNRSRTYRWLFAALHRLDFAPLDNAEIPRWIVVILFSIGGTILTAAGMVMGWRRLTRA
- a CDS encoding cobalamin-binding protein — translated: MKGPRRIACLTAEATEVLYLLGEQARIVGISGFTTRPAIARQEKPKISGFSTAKIEKILAVKPDLVLAFSNLQADIAADLVRAGVEVHVFNQRSVQGILDMVATLGALTHATDRAEALIAGLRQRMQQVAETASYLPTAPKVYFEEWNDPLISGVQWVAELIEMAGGRDCFADLSAYHSAKERIITDPDEVVRRQPDIIIGSWCGKKFQPEHVLARPGWHTIPAVQSGQVHEIKSADILQPGPSAILHGLPQLQTIMQRWGVSQAHSKHWS
- a CDS encoding TonB-dependent receptor, with the protein product MKSSNPILATVLMAVFSSGALAEDATLEEIQVNATSDKPGLNLKKQNNTGSRLGLTAKETPASVETLDIQTIRQRGDISIREAVTRTTGITDISTIGNGQSFSSRGFTGNNSVAQAEDGVRLMTGAGTLTYPSDAWGYERIEVLRGPASVLFGDGSAGGIINSVRKQPSRDASLEALVGAGSYGAYRAALGGTGAIGEIGAFRIDASVLGGNGYISRGDYDSKKLMTSFSFAPTDNLKIGFTLDHAEDSPTANLGSPLINGHLSRSLRSRNYNVADNKLDFVDSRARAKIEWEISPQLTFRNESYWFKSDREWRNAEAFMFQPATHTVRRSSFTAIEHAQKQIGNRAELISQQDWFGHQNRFSAGWEIMRSEFQHRNIHGNSSATDTIPAAGFNPGLFISLNPVTRNYDGTIRQQAFFAEDAFSLTNRWKLIAGVRKEFIHTDSEDFRNAANEVRDNFSPVTWRLGTIFDTSENTSIYGQISRGTDPVTNLLGLNLDNARFSLTRSRQAEIGIKQSLESIKGEWTLALYHIAKDDIITRDPVTPSTSIQGGSQSSRGIEFATTFYPVERWRVDFNATLLNARFDELREAVGSPASSVSRAGNTPLNVPEKVANAWVYYQAPAWEAGIGARYVGKRYANNANNVSLAGYTVYDASAAWHVNKQMTLRANIRNLTDKFYAALAYGSTQHIIGAPRQLEFTAEFRY
- a CDS encoding DUF4202 domain-containing protein, coding for MQVDARFGPAFTQAMQAFDARNAQDPNQTLVNGVAVPKELAYAQRMTEMLQRYRPDASEALQLAARCQHIERWTLPRDAYPMTKPGYHQWRRKLKQYHAEVAREIMQQAGYDEETILRVAALVSKEAPLADAEMQVLEDVVVMVFVEYYLEEFVGQHPEYDVPKWKDILRKTLRKVSKAGHQALLTQVKLPQALVPLIQEVMMEEGWL
- a CDS encoding MotA/TolQ/ExbB proton channel family protein; the encoded protein is MSFELDTLHHAITWLLKPVIAILALSVIIAVLEAGLAMGERLFGLRAMRDSGNADAVVKLARHRLERADLLGRIPPMLGLMATIIPLGPGLAALGQGDPAQLAQAVTTAFDATVLGLIAGIIGLVIGKLRRRWYEDVLEVLEAQP
- the cobU gene encoding bifunctional adenosylcobinamide kinase/adenosylcobinamide-phosphate guanylyltransferase; this translates as MNAHDHHLILGGARSGKSAYAEKLAHESGLEVVYIATAQVYDNEFGHRVSQHQQRRPAHWQTVEVPHKLAEALQQQAAPGRCLLVDCLTLWLAQCICPECAPPEGVDWQHERATLLDTLPLLPGKILLVSNEVGMGIVPLGEINRRFQDEAGRLNQAVASICNKVSFIAAGLPLVLKG
- the bluB gene encoding 5,6-dimethylbenzimidazole synthase; this encodes MPSNEFAFTEPEIAGVYRAIHQRRDMRHFKPGTIEPEILHKLLDAAHHAPSVGLMQPWRFIRITSDPIRQAIYDLVQEERMQTAHALGERESEFLRLKVEGIMQCSELLVAGLCDHRERYIFGRRTLPEMDLASVACAIQNLWLAARAEGLGMGWVSIFDPVKLAKLLNMPEGAKPIAILCLGHVDEFYKTPMLVEEGWAKERPLSELMMENAWTDSE
- a CDS encoding DUF2149 domain-containing protein; this encodes MSKANISKLRLRSRFDHDDEDPRASLVNLVDVMLVFACGLLAALSAGGQAMLVQPKEIEQGKEIEAPETTGSNVGSGYQAVGQVYRDPKTGKLVLIENPTIQP